In the Pseudomonadota bacterium genome, CGCCCGGATTTCCTCATCCGGCTGGCGTCAGGGAACACCCTCGTGCGAAACCAAGGGCATGGACACCGAGCAGGATCAGACTAAGCGCCGCTTTCTGGACGAATGGGTGAAGGCCGTGAACGCGCACGGGGGGGTCGGGTCGTGGAGATATGGCGTGGTCCTGTACCCCAAAGAGGTACTGGGGGATTCTGCGCAAATACACTGCAAGGGGGCGGACATGAACTGGCCTAAGGGCTCAAAGTGGCGAAAATGGGATCTGCATGTCCACAGCCCGGCCTCCCACGGCTTCGCGGGCGACTGGAACCAGTTCATCATCCAGCTCGGCAACGCCGACACGCTCTTCAAGGAAGGGCTGGTCTATGAAGCAGACAGACATCCTCGGTTCTTCCAACAAGGCGCAGGCGGATTTCTTCCTCTGGAAGGACGGCAAGTTTACGGAGGAGCAATACCGGAAGTGGTTTGGCCGGCGGAAGCCTTGCATCAAGGGCAGCGACTCGCACAACGTCAATGACGAACTGGGCAAAGTCAAGGACCAGCACGTCAGTGTCATGGATCTAAGATATAACTTGAACTATGCACTGCATATAACTGACATGCAATGATACTCGAGCCATTAGGGCCCTTCATGTTTCCCGAATCGGCTACGTCCGGCAAACGCCGTCCCATTCCGCCTGATCCCGCCGGTCGACGCCTCGCGACCGGCGTGCTCTCCCCAGGCACCGGATGCCGGGTTCCGATTCACCTCGGAGTTCCCGCAAACCCACCGGGGGCACCGGCCGCTCGGCCGCAAGACGAAGCCCGTTGCGAAAGGGCATTGAACGTCCTATACTTTGCCTGTTGCGTGCCGGACACAGGAAAGCGCACAGTTTGCCGATCACATATACCAAAGGCACCATCTACAATCCGGCCACCGACAAGCATGATAACGTCTGTCTTCGCTCCTACGAGGATGAATTTCTGGCCCCGACGATCGTGATGAAACCGAGGCAGACCGTGCATATTGGTTTAAGGAATCAATTGCCTGTGGAACCCGATTGTGCCGAGGGCAAAGGCACGAATGTGCCTCACTGTTTCAATACCACGAATCTGCGCTCACACGGACTTTGGGTTTCGCCTACCGGCAACAGCGACAATGTGCTGCCCGAAGACCACCCTACCGGCACCTTCTGGTATCAACATCGATTTCAATTTCAACAAAGACTTTGACATAGGCTGGGTGAACGGTAAGCCCTATGAACCGCCTCGGATCGATCAAACCCTGATCCTGGGTACTGCCCAATCTTGGCGTCTTTCCTCGTCGGCTTTGTCGCATCCCTTCCGCATCCATGTGAATCCGTTCCAGATCGTCAGCGTTAAAGATAAAATCACCAAGAAAGAAATCACCACCGGCGAATATGAGAGTATGAAAGGTGTATGGAAAGATACGATCTTCGTGGAAGGAGATCCGAACGGAGAAAACCCGGAGCTAGGCGTTGAAATCGAGTATCGCACGCGTTACGCGCGATACATCGGTGAATTTGTATTGCACTGCCACATTCTCCCCCACGAAGACATAGGCATGATGCAGAATGT is a window encoding:
- a CDS encoding multicopper oxidase domain-containing protein; translation: MNGKPYEPPRIDQTLILGTAQSWRLSSSALSHPFRIHVNPFQIVSVKDKITKKEITTGEYESMKGVWKDTIFVEGDPNGENPELGVEIEYRTRYARYIGEFVLHCHILPHEDIGMMQNVEIVLAGTEPPRLCAKYDALDQDQLCPTPSGGH